The following DNA comes from Serinus canaria isolate serCan28SL12 chromosome 1A, serCan2020, whole genome shotgun sequence.
CATGGATTATGGAAGGATGGATATGTGATCATATAGGTTAGATGTGACTTTCAGGATGATTCTATGAAACTTAATTTCAACCAacacttagagaaaaaaaaaaaaagcagctcacCAAATATTCAAACTTGACATCCAGGTATTTTTTGATAGTCAGCCTTGTGTCAGGAATAGCTTTATTCAGATAGGTATTCAAGTCAGTGAGCATCTGCAAGGGAAACACCCTCTTGCTGAATTAAGACTAAAAAACATGACTACAATTCAAGTGCAATCTTTTACCCAGCACAGGTCATGAGGCTGCCTCAAAACTCTTCTTTGAACTCCAgcacatttgaaagaaaatgtctgATCATGGCTCAGAATGGTTAGAGCCCCCTCTACCATCACTGGCAAGCGGTTCCAGTGCTAGAAATGCTTGCCTCACTTCCAGCCTAGATTCATCTTTgactcattttattttcagctggtTCTGGAAACAGCTCTCCCTGATTCAAAGTTTCATAACCCAGCATCGTCTATCCAATAGAGCACTGAAAGTGGTGCCCAAATCAACACTTAAATTCTCTCTTTGCTAAACTAAGTGCAGAGACCCTCAGAGACTCTCACTCAAATATATTGATTGACATTCTTACATTGTTCCCGATTTGCTTGTCTGAACTCTTTTAGTGACACAATGCAGTTATGGGTACCAATATCAGGTACTAGACTGGTCAGTGAAACAACTCCCTCATccccaaaggaaaaggagagcaaTACACCCACATGCAGAAGTCACGGGGACAAGGTTGACATATTCATTATGTTACCTCTCAGGTTCTTTTCATTATCAAGAGAATTCCCAGAAGGAAAGCAGATAAGGATCCTTCTTCCCTTAATGAATGAACTTTTACAACCACACCTTTAAAGACAGGCTTCTGCCCTTCTAGACTCCCCTCTCCTCCAAACCCTTTACTCCTGTGGTCAAATTCTTTACCGGCTTAATTGTTTTCAGAAGGTGAATCCCAAACTTTTCAATGTTGCGATGGGCATCAGCAAATTTCACAAAGGCTTCACTGGCAGCTGGTTGTGGTTCCCGTACACCAATGACAGAGAAAACATCTCCAAATGCTGCATCAGCAGAATAAATACAGACAGATGAATAAAGAGGTGAACGCTGAGAAAAATCTAGTCTCTAGTATTAGAAGACTCTCCCATAATCTTACAATTAGCTGGGGGATGATGCTACATGTGGGAAATAGTAAAGGTAAGCTACATATTCCCTAAAGACCAGAGCTTGGCAGGGCATTTCCCCAATGTCCCATGTGAAGGACAAGGCCTGCATTAGCACTATGACTGGTAATACAGGACAGCAGCCTTTCACAGCGCATTTCTGCAAcccttagggttttttttgagtgaGGGAATCACACATCCAAGTACTGACAAAAACTCCTGAAACTGAAGGTCAAAGATTTGTGCTCCCTTTGCTAAAAATTCTTTACCTCTGTGTGTTTGAGATAGCTCAAAGAAAGCCCTGAGAAGACTCTTGGTGTGCTCTGTCAAGCCTGTGACGAAAgccagaaaaaacatttaagtCACTTCACTGGAACACAATGAGGGTATCCTTCTCTCCCATCTGCTGTCTGATGGAATACCAAGTTTACCTTTGTATAATTCTGCAGTCCTCTCCAGTTCCTCTAATCTCTTCACTAGTCCATCTAAATAGAAACAAGAATCAGAATACAGAATTATAACAGTCACATTCAGAACATGGTTAAGACCTGATCAGGTGAAAATACCAATTTCATATATTTGGTTCAAGTTTCCCTCATCCCTTAATGTCTATCCTGTGATACAACATGAGAAGCTGCAAACTTATTTTATAGTGTGGGGTCATCATCTACTGGCATTCACTAAGTTGGTCCCTGCTTTAAATTAATCTGACCCGAGATAACATTTAGAGTGGCCACAAGGACAGGCTGTATCACTCAGGAAGGGCAGAGACAATCTCAacagcaaggcagagcagaagaaaagaatgtgGACCATGCAAGCAACAATAAAAAGCAGGCAAACACAGGAGAGTAAGCATTCCATTAGGAAAATGTCCTCCTGGACAATACCTACCATTGCAAAGTATGGCTCGGCTTAACCCCAGGGCATCTGCTGTCCCCGAGCTCATGTTCTCTACCAGCCGGTGCTTTACCTTCTTCAATACTAAAGGCCAAAACAAAGTGACAAACCAGCATCAGGGTCATTCCATGGGCATGAAAAGCTCACCAGCATGTTTCACTGGTTTTCCAAGCACAGGATAAACTGCACTAAACTCAGTATTGAGGCAGCAAGAAGAAAGAATACTATAGAAAAATGACACTCTGGTCATGCATAACACGATTTTTAACTTGTCTATCTGCTCTTGCTCTCACATCCAAAATACCTCAATCAACAGAGCTCCAGCAATTATTTTGGAAGATTGTCCCAATCAATCAGTTTGCTATAAGCAAAGCACTTATCTTGGTATTTGGAACTAAACTTTGCTTATGCTATCTACTGTAGTACTTCAGCTGAATTTGGGAGATGAGGCTGAAAGACAAATAGGATTTAACGCTCAGTGTTGTCTCTTTCCTTACTTTTACCTTTTGAATCCTAATTAAACCCTTTTGCCACCTCTTGATGGAATTTCTGCCTTTGGTGGTCATACCCTACAAATTACTATGAGAGTACAATTACAAGTACCCTACAATCACTATGAGAGACATCTATGCCCTCCTTGGAACCAGATGACTCAGTCACCTTTATTTACAGGCAGACTTGCCTGCAGATCCCAAGAACTCAGCTGAAATCACAGTGTTCTGAAAAACACCATATTCTCATCACActtctgttttcccagaaaTCCATCTCACTATTCACAATTTTCCGTAACTCGTGTCAATTTATTAGCACCATAATcaccaggaaaataaatgagagCAAAGAGAATGGATACATTTTGCTGAAAGTGAGAAAGGCAGACCATATAAAGGAGACGGCTGTGTAGGCTTAGTTCAAAACCAGACACTTTGTTTTAGCAAcaaaggctttcctgtttcccaTAAAATTTATGTTTGTACAAAACTCAGTGTAGACAGGTATTTCACCACTGTTCTCCATGGTTAGAAATCACCACCAATGCCTTTCAATTGACACATTTCTGTGTACATCTCAAAAGAGGTCAGCCTAACTTAtaggtattaaaaaataaattaattaaattattatgcAGTTGAGATTCATCATCCATGctaaacacagcacagaaaaacaagCCTCCCACAACAACAATTAAGTCTTGATTTAACTTTCAAGCCTATTTCAAAATGtcagagaaggattttttttaaacctgaaaCTCTCTTTGACAGTATCCATTTGAAAACAACTGAGTTAAGagcaagaaaggaaacagatttGGTTTTAGCTGGGACCAAACTTTCACCCTTCTGCATCATTTTAACACTCTAGGGAGAAAGAAACCAGTCTTACCAATATCCAAAGACTTGCCCTGCTTTGGGTCAGCCTGAAGCTTGTTGTAGTGTATTGTCACTTctccctgcagagagagcaAACCCCAAACggctgtgctggaagcaggcagcagcagctccttttaCCCAAGGACAATAAGCTGCCAACTATGACCCAGAAGCTCCAGTGCCCCCTCCTACCTCTCACCTTCACCATCTGTATCATCTTGGCCACCTCCACTTTGGTCTTCCCTTTGACGGATTTCCCGTTGACTCCAGTGATTTCATCCCCGGCTGCTACGGTGCCGTCTAAGGCTGCCGGAGTGTTATCGAACACCTagggcagagcacaggcagctccaggcaggagcagggcaaggcagggctgAAGAGCACAAACCAAACAGCTGCACTCCTCCTACTTAATCCACTTCTACTCTGTCCATGATGAAGCTGCAGTTTTCCCCCAAACCAACAGGTGGGCTGATCATCTTGTTCCCTCAGGAAGTTCTTGCTCCTAGGATGTGCCTCCTGGAGCACAGGATTTCCTGTGTTGGGAGTGTCACACTGTTCCCCTGTGAATTCTAACATGCTCTCCAAGGAGAAGGATAATTCTAGAAGTCTTAATTTAATTCTTCCCCATCTACTAGGTACTAGAGTAAGGAAACATTTTCACTGGAAAGTGAGATGTCATCTCCCActttgagaaaaacaaagagcatAGGGCTCTCTTTCCACACTTCCCATCTCTCAGGCCAACACTGTTTTAAAAAGATGGcttgtttttcctccccaggtgccCACCTGGACAATGTAGAGACAGGGACAGTACTGTGCTCCTCCTCCAATACTGATCCCAATCAGGTTCTGAGAGTCCTTCTTCAGGGTCACTGTCCCCGGTACAGTGGGGATGCCCCTACCAAGAGAAAGGAATAACTGAATGtaggcagagctgcctgcataTGGAACAACTCCAGTATCTGAGTCAGTACAAATGGAAAACATCAATGGCACTGCACATCTGAATTCATTCCCTCACCTCTGCCACTGAGTCTATCAGCATGGGCAAGCAGGGAGACCTTCTGTGCCATCTTTTTCTTGGGATTGCATGTAAGGATTAGAGGTGGAAGAGACACCCTCATCCATGGCTAGGCACTGAAGAAACACTATCATGCTTTAGCACTTAGTGCTGGGGTGAGAGGACAACTTGCACAGCACAAATGCGATGCAAATCAAGTGCTCTATGTTAAATGCAGAGCAGTCACTGCAGAGCAACACAAATATTCTCCTTTGCTCACCAGCACAGCGATGCCTCATCCCCACTCTCCAGAGGGAGCAAGAAATCAGCACTGAACAGGAAGGCTGATGTTCAGCATCACATGTTCATGTCACACATGATCATGATGTTCAGTGTCACACAGAGGTAAATTTATCAACTCTCATGAGACCTTGGTTGAGCAGCCTACTTCTATTGTAagaaacaccaggaaaagaCAAGTGAAATACTTACAGCTTATCTTCCTCAATATCATAGTCCAAATCTGCAAACATTGTTTTGGTTCAGTGGAGTCTGTTTGTCTGAAGCTGCTTATTCCAAACTCCctgggaaaaaagaacagaataaaccaaataaaagaaTGATTGCAAAAAATGatagaaaaaaaccagagaacCAGCCTGTCACCCTTATcaatctcctttttcttttctggaatgCCACGTTGTGGTCTCTGCTCTTATatcaaaagatgaaaaatgagtCAAGTGTCCCTGGTTCTCTGCTCTGCATGTGACAGGACGAAGCCCTCGAGTTTGAATGCTGCATGTTCCAAACCCAAGACTGACACATGTGCAGCGTTTCCAAAGCACAGAACAAAACGTGGTCCCTTCCCACCGCTGCTTCTTCCCACGCTCGACCTTGCACCACGGCTGCTAAAACACTGTTTTATCCCCGACATCCATCGCACATCTCCGTGCTCTTGACTTCACAGCAAGTCACTTTCTGACGTTCACCGCCTGTCTCGGCAGGCCGTGCTCAAGCTTTCCACCGAAAGCCTCATTATTTCCCCATGCACAAACCCCGTTTCCATTTAATTTCGAGCAGCAATTAGCTGGCACGTTTGGGTTCAGCCCACCCTTCGGCAGCACCCAAGGCACGGCGACGCCGTGAGGGTGGCTGCCTTCACCACCCCCGACCCTGAGGGACCAGGGTTTCACCGAGAGCTGAGCGTGCCGCAGCCCTCGAGGCGCGGCTGGGCAGGGCGGCGGGCAGGGCAGCGGCAGCGGGCAGGGCAGCGGGCAGTGCCCGTCCGGGCAGGGGGCGAgcgcagccccagccccaaccccagccccaaaccccagcccGCCCGGCGGGACCGTCCCGGGGGAGCCGCGGGGGGGCGTCCCTGAGGGGCCCCCCTGCTCACCGGAAGCGGCCGCGCGGCGCCGTCAGCCCCCGACGGCTACGTCACCGCCGGCGCAGCCCGGAAGCGCCCGGCCGAGCCCCGCCCCCCGCGCGCCTGCCGCGTTGCCATGGGGACCGGGGGAGCGGGGCCTGGTTAGGCCGGAGACGTGGGGGCCTGATCGCCCTCTGCAACcccctgaaaggaggctgtagccacGTGGGGATCGGCCTCATCTCCCAGGCAACAAGAGCACATAGTCACAAACTGCACCAGGGAGGTTTAGGTGTGAGATctggaggaatttcttcacgGAAAGGGtgtttgggaatgggaatgggctgcccagggagccggtggagtcaccgtccctgggggtgtttaaggaaaggctggatgtggcagTCAGTACCACGGTGTGGTTGACACGGTGGTGtttggtcacaggttggactccatgatctcagaggtcttcCCCAACCTAACTGATTCGGTGGTTCTGTGAAATTGCTTGGCACAATCATCATCAGCAGTGACCCGAAGAAGCATCGGATGGCAGCGGATGTGGAAGCCAGTCAGCACGGCTGTGTGCAAAGCCACTGCACCACCACGTGTGCGGCAGATCACCAGGCTTCCAAgccttcttctcctctgccatGTGTGAGGGGGCAGTGGTTGGCTGTTCAAATGGTTTTCCTGCCTCCATCATGACAGCACCACCACTGGGAGAATGCTTTGATTTCCCAGAGAAATGTGGTCGCCTTGTTGCATTATGAGTcatcttttccagctgctcctggcttcTGAGCAACTATGGGCTTCCTAACCCGAATTACTGACGCAgatcaaaaaaccccatgacCCCAACACTGTGCTCTTTGACCTGAAAACTCCTCTGTGACTCGGAACCATGGCCACGGCGATGAGCTCTCCTGCTGGCTGAGAGGGTGGTTAGTGTTTGCGCTATGCAGCCCCGTGAGCCTCTTGTCTGTGTACATCAAAACACTGACTGAAGCCGCCCACAATGCTGGACTACAAGGGGCAAGAGTGTGTTGTTAATTATCTTTTTATAGTCTAAGATGTGATTTATTTATGAGGGGACGCTGAATGAGAAATGCAGTCCTTCAGGTGGGAGCTCTCTGAAGAAAAGAGACTGACATCCCGACCCTGGCCACTGACAGGAGATTTACATCAGTGGAGCCCCAGAATTGATGAGCCAGAGCCTGATGTCAGCACGAAGAGCTTGCTGGGGCTcggcagtgcagcagcacttggctgtggctgcaggtgaTACAGAGAAGATGGACCCAGACTCTTGAGAGTTTTTGCACAGCTAAAGACAACAGGAAGGGGTTGCGAGTTGCAGGATGGAATTACAGTGcaacaaaaggaataaaaatcaCTATGAGGGTGGGTAAGCACTGTTACAtcagcccagagaagtggtggaatATCCATCCCTAGAGACAGTGACAATTTAGCTGGACAGATTCTGCAGTGCTGCGGTCCTGAGAGAGACCCTGCAACGCAAGCAAAGAGGTCACCCCGCAGAACCCTCCCCAAACGTGACAGCTAATACAGAGAGCTGGTTAAGCAAATGTCACAGGCAGAACTCGAGCGCGCCATCCGTCCCACGCCCCGGGGGGACTGCTCCGTGCGTTCCCggggggctgagcagggtgggGGCCGTGTGTCCCGCGCTGTCCCCGCGCTGTTCCCGGGGGCTGTGCAGGGTCTGGGCCGTGTGTCCCGGTGCT
Coding sequences within:
- the PICK1 gene encoding PRKCA-binding protein, which translates into the protein MFADLDYDIEEDKLGIPTVPGTVTLKKDSQNLIGISIGGGAQYCPCLYIVQVFDNTPAALDGTVAAGDEITGVNGKSVKGKTKVEVAKMIQMVKGEVTIHYNKLQADPKQGKSLDIVLKKVKHRLVENMSSGTADALGLSRAILCNDGLVKRLEELERTAELYKGLTEHTKSLLRAFFELSQTHRAFGDVFSVIGVREPQPAASEAFVKFADAHRNIEKFGIHLLKTIKPMLTDLNTYLNKAIPDTRLTIKKYLDVKFEYLSYCLKVKEMDDEEYSCIALGEPLYRVSTGNYEYRLILRCRQEARTRFAKMRKDVLEKIELLDQKHVQDIVFQLQRFVSTMSKYYDDCYAVLRDADVFPIEVDLARTTLSYGQKDTYTDGAEEEAESEREGSGREDANGEKLIDDA